The sequence AATCCTATTAAAATGCTTACTTCAAAAGAAAAGTTTGTAATTGCTTTAAAAATAAGTCCAAAGGCAACAAATTGAGCAGCTATCCATCCAAAGTAGGATATTATAAGCATTAAAGTAGCTAAAATCTCAACTTTTTCTCCATACTTTACCCTAAAAAAATCTCCAAACGTAGTAAGTCCCATCCTGTATATAGGTTTTACAATAAGAAAACCTGCTAATATTAAACATAAAGCAGCTCCAAAAGGTTCTTCAATAACTTTAACAAATCCGCCCTTTAAAACTTCATCTGTCGCACCTAAGATAGTTTCAGAACCAAACCAAGTTGCAAAAAGGGCAAATGTAGAGAGAGAAAGAGGCAAAGACTGCCCTGCAAGAAGGTAGTCTCTACCTGTTTTAATTAATTTTTTTGAAAATAAACCAATTCCTATAAGTAAAAGTAAGTATCCAAAAATAAACCAAATCAACCCAGTTTATTTTTCCAAAATTCTATTTGACTTAAAACTTGGTCTTTTGCTGTCCCACCGAAAGACTTTCTCCTATCTGCTACGGTGTAAGGTGATAAAAGATTTAAAACATCTTCTTCAAAGCTACTGCTAAAATTTTTAAGTTCCTGTAAAGTTATACTTTCAAGGTCTCTTCCTTGATTTACAAGGTAAGCTACTATACTACCGACTATGTGGTGAGCCTGCCTGAAAGGTATTCCTTTTTCTACAAGGTAGTTTGCCAAATCTGTAGCTAACGCAAATCCTCCCGCAGCTGACTCTACTTTTTCTTTATTTATTTTAAGACCTTCTACAATTTTTGTTATACCGATTATAGAACCTTTTAAGGTTTTAACTGTATCAAAAACTGGCTCTTTATCTTCTTGCAGGTCTCTGTTGTATGCCAAAGGAAGACCTTTTACAATAGTTAAAAGAGCTACCAAATTACCGTAAACCCTTCCTGTTTTACCACGGATAAGCTCTAAAACGTCAGGATTTTTTTTCTGTGGCATTATTGAAGACCCCGTTGTTAATTTATCTGGAAGCTCTACAAAAGAAAATTCAGAAGAAGAGTATATTATCATATCTTCACAGAATCTTGACATATTTGCCATACATATAGAAGCGTTAGATAAAAACTCAATTGCAAAGTCTCTACTACTTGTGGCATCTATTGAGTTTCTCATTATTTGAGAAAAACCAAGTTCTTTTGCAACAAAATCTCTATCTATGGGAAAATCTACTCCTGCTACAGCTCCACTACCAAGAGGAAGCATGTCAATTCTTTTTAAGTTATCCTCAAATCTTTCCTTGTCCCTTTGGAACATTTCTAAGTATGCTAAAAAATAGTGAGCTACTCTTATAGGTTGTGCTCTTTGAAGGTGTGTATAAGCAGGCATCACTACATCTATATAAGCTTGTGCTTTTTCTAGTAGAGCATTTTGAAGTTGTGTTAAAAGGTTAATGATATCACTTACTTGATCTTTTAAATAAAGTCTAAATGCTGTTACAACTTGGTCATTTCTTGATCTTCCAGTATGAAGTTTTCCTCCTACATCTCCAATTTTTTCAATAAGTGATTTTTCTATGTTCATATGAACGTCTTCAAGCTCTTTTTTCCAAGTAAATCTACCTTCTTTAATCTCATTTTCTATCTGAGTTAAACCTTCTACTATTTTTTCAGCATCCTCTTTTGGTATTATTCCCTGTTTTCCAAGCATTTTTGCGTGGGCTATACTACCCTTTATGTCGTAAAGTGCAAGCTCCTTATCAAAAGAGACACTTTCTGTAAATTCTTCAACAAAAACATCAGTACTTTCCGAAAATCTTCCACCCCAGAGTTTTTTATCAACCATTATTCAAACCTCATAACTTTATGTTAAAATTTTAAGCATTTATTATACGATAATAAATATACAGTATGGTAAGAAAATTGAAAAAAGATTATATAGTTTTATTTATAGGTAATGTTTTTATACTTTGTTTTACTACTTTCCTCCTTTATTTAGATAAAAAAAACAGAGAATCTATTTATATACAAAGTAAAATAAATCAGCTTGCCTCAGAATTAGAAATAGAGGCAGATAAGTTTGATAACATAGCTAATATCTTTTTTTCTACAAAAGTAGAAAACGATTCAATATTGGAAATTTTAAAACAATCAGATTTTTCAAAAAGGTATATTTTGTATACCAAGTTTTACAAAGACTATAAAATTTTGCGTAAATATGGTTTTGAAAGGTTCATGTTTGTTTTACCAGATGGAACTGTTTACCTTAGATTTCATAACTTTAATAAATATGGTGATAAATTATCAGACGTTATAGAATTTTTTAAAGCCAACGATTCATTATCGATTATGGATAAAAGATTTCTAGATAGTTTGGTTTTCTATTTTCCTATATACTACCATAAACAACTTATAGGTTCTATTTATTTAAACGTTCCATTTTATAAAGTTTCTCAAGATTTATCAAAAACTTTTGGTAAAGAGTATATTTTCATAGTAAGCAAAGAATTTATAAATTTAAAAGAAAGTAAAAGTTTTATAGAGAGTGATTTAAGTAAAGACTATTTTATAGAAGGTCAAATTTTAAAAAATATAAAAAATTATGAGTTAATAAATCAATTTAATCAAAAGGCAAAAAATGATATTACCGAAAAACTGTCATCAAAAGAATCTTTTGTTATATTCAAAGAAATAGATGAGAAAATTATATCTGCAACTTTTTATTCTATTAAAAACCTATTACAAAATAAACATGTTGGTTTTATTGTCTCTTATGAAGAAGATAATACCTTTTCTATTTCTGAAAAAACTTTTTTAACAGCGTTGGGATTTTTATTTACTTTATTGATCATTATAAATATATTTATTTTTTATGTACTTAAGCTTAAAAAAGTGGCAGAGGAAAAAGCTATTACCGACAAATTAACAGGCTTATTTAATAGAAATATAATTGATAACCTTGTTGAGATTGAATATGAAAGATCAAAGAGAACTGGTAAACCTATTTCTGTTATTTTATTTGATATTGACCATTTTAAAAAGATTAACGATACTTATGGACATGACAAAGGTGATTATGTTTTAAAGACTGTAGCTCAAATAGCAAGGAAAACCTTAAGAAAATCGGATTACATTATTAGATGGGGAGGAGAAGAATTTTTAATAATTCTTCCAGAAACAGATTTAAAAGGTGCCATCACTGTTGCTGAAAAAATTAGACAAAATGTTGAAAATTTCTATTTTAAAGATATTAGTAAAGTAACTGTAAGTTTAGGTGTAACTCAGATAAAAAAGAATGAAAATTTAGAAAACGCAATAAAAAGAGCAGATCAAGCTCTTTATTTGGCTAAAAATAAAGGCAGAAACAGAGTAGAGTTTATTTACTAAATAAAATACAATCTTACTAAATTTAAAGCAAATTGGGATATATATAATCTAACGTCGTTTCTACTGCCTTTGTAAATTTCTTTGTAAACTTTTGTTTCTTTTCCGTCAGTAAAGCCTATATAGTGAAGGCCTAATGGTTTATCTGGTGTATCTCCTGTAGGTCCTGCTATTCCTGTATCGCTTACAGCAAGACTGCTACCGAAAATTTCTCTAACATTTTCAGCCATCTGTTTTGCAACTGTCCCACTTACAGCGCCGTACTTTTCTATATCTTCTTTGTTAACTTTTAAAATATTTATCTTTGCCTCGTTTGAATAAGAAACCAATCCTCCTAAAACATACTGAGAGCTTCCTTGAACGTTTACAAGTCTTGATACTATAAGACCACCGGTTGAGGATTCTGCAGTTGCAATAGTATATCCTTTTTCTTTAAGAAGTTCACCTACAACTTCTTCCATCTCTATGCTGTCTTCTGCGTATATTATATTTCCAAGCCTTTCTTTTACTTTCTGTTTTATCTGTAAAAACTCTTTTTCATCATTTTCCCATAAGAATATATCTACACCTTTTGGAGAAAAATTATAAGATATGTTTTTTATATCTTCTAACAGATAGTTTAAATCAAGCTCCTTTATTCCAAAAACTCTATAGAGCTGAGTAAATCTCTTTTTATCTTTTAATCCAAGTTTTTCTAAGGCATCGTAAAACATAGGTTCCATTTCAGAGGGAACGCCGGGAAGTGCAACTATAGCCTTTTTTACATCGTCTAAAACTTTTATAAATCCGCAAGCTCTACCGACAGGATTTTCAAGTATAGCCGAGCCGTAAGGGATTTTAGCCATACTTTTTCTCTCTGGGGTTATTTCTACACGGGCTTTTTTATACTCTGTTTTTAATTTAGATAACCACTCTTCGTGATATATAAGTGCAACACCTATGGCGTTTGCTACAGCTTGCCTTGTAATATCATCAGAGGTTGGTCCAAGTCCCCCTGATATAAATACTAGGTCTGACCTATCCAATGCATACTTTATGTAATTAGTAAGACTGTATAGGTCATCAGGAGAGATAATAATACCTACTACGTCAACCCCTTTTTCAAAAAGATTTTTAGCTATAAAAAGACCGTTTTTATCCTGTTTTCTTCCTTGAACAAACTCAGAGCCTGTTATTATTACTATTGCTTTCATCTTTTCACTCTGTATATTTTGTTATTTTTATAACTACATTTTGAGCCCCTGTTTTTACAACGATAGGTTCACTTTCACAGCTTCTTGAACTTTCCATAGGATTTCCTGATTGGGAAGTTTTGACGTATAAAATAACCTCATCTTTAAACTCTTTAAACATGTCTTCAACTAAAACGTCAGCTGGAGTTAGTTTAAAATTATAAGGGAAGCTTGGATTTTTAACTTTTTTAACAGCTAAAGGCTGAGGTGATATTCCTTTTCTTACGATGATAAACATATCTCCTTTACATTTATCTTTTAATTTTTCATCAATTAGTATTTTTCCTGAAATTTTATTTGGGTCTATAAAGTGTGCTTCTGGTGGTAGAGATTGACAGCTAAAAAGTGAAAAAGCTAAAAATATCAAAATGGCATATCTCATAAAAAACCTCTAGTGTTGTTTTATTAAACCAATTATATCATAATTGTATTATGCTAAAATAAAACGATAAAATAGCTTTTAGAGGTGCAGATGAACATAAACGTTGTTGATATTATTTTTATGATACCAGCTTTACTTATGGCTGTAATATTCCACGAAGTAGCTCACGGATTTGTTGCTTATAAACTTGGAGATGATACAGCAAAAAGAGAAGGCAGATTAACTTTAAACCCTATACCTCACATAGACCCTTTGGGTTCTTTACTTATTCCCGGAATACTTATACTTCTTAACTCTCCTATACTTTTTGGATATGCAAAACCTGTACCTATAAACCCTCTTAACTTTAAGATAGATATGAGAAAAGGAATTATAATTACGTCTTTTGCAGGACCGGGTACTAACTTTTTATTAGCCTTTTTATTTGCTGGACTGTATCATTTTATGAAAAATGAAACGTTTTTAACTTACTTTGCTTCTATCTTTGGAACAGCTTCTTTAGAATCTGTAATTATTCCTCTGGCTATATTTTTTAAGTATGCTGTATCCATAAATCTCATTTTAGGTATATTTAACCTTTTACCTATACCGCCTTTAGACGGTGGTAATATTCTCCTTAACTTTTTACCAAGAGAATTACAGGAAAAAATAGAACCTTACGAGCAGTTTGGCTTTTTCTTGATTATTCTTCTTTTAATGACTGGAATAATTGGCTTAATAATACTACCTATATACAGATTTTTCATAACAATTTTAATGTAAAAATCATAGAATTTATTTAATTTTAGCTATAATATAAATTGAGATTTAATTTAAGTTGGAGAGTTAATGAAGACTTTAAGAGATATAAAACCCGGTCAAAGTGGGAGAGTTATAGATATAACAGGTTGTGAGGATATAAAACAAAAGTTGTATGACCTTGGTATTATTCCAGGTGTAAAGGTTGAAGTTATTCAAGATGCTCCCTTTGGTGGTCCTATTAAACTTAAAGTCCATGATTACTGTCTTGCATTAAGAAAAAAAGAAGCTTCTTGTATTTTAGTAGAGGAAGAAAAATGAAAGAGATTGCAGTTGCTTTAGTCGGGAACCCTAACGTAGGAAAGTCGGCTCTTCTTAATGCAATATCAGGGTCAGATATAAAGGTCGGCAACTGGCCAGGTGTAACTGTTGAGAAATTGGAAGCTACATTAACCTACAAGGATTATAAAATCAGATTTATAGACCTTCCTGGCATTTATAGTTTAAGAAATCAATCAGCTGAAGAAAAAATAACGATAGACTTTCTACTAAAAGAAAGACCAGATGTTATATTAAACGTTGTTGATGCTACAAATTTAAGGAGAAACCTATATCTTACTTTTCAGCTGTTAGAACTTGAAATTCCTATGGTTATTTCTTTAAACATATGGGATGAAGCAGTTGAAAAAGGAATAATCATAGATTATGAAAAGATGAGTAAATTGCTGTGCTGTCCTGTAGTTCCAACTTCTGCAAAAAATAAAACAGGTATAAACCAACTTTTAGAAAAGATACTTGAAATCTATGAAAGTAAAAAATTTGTACAGTGTGAACATTTTGAATCTCAAATAGAAGAGTATTTAAAAAAAGTTATAGTTCTTGTTAAAGAGTACAATCCAGTTCTTTTAGACATCTATCCTAAAAGATACTTGGCAATATCTTTACTTGAAGGGTCTTTAAAAGACTCTATCTCTCCTGCTCTAGAAGAAAGTCTTGAAAAAATTAGAAATGAGATTAAGTCTTTGTACAAAAAAGACGTAAAAACGTTTATCGTAGAAGAAAGGTATGGAAACGTTCTAAGTGTTTATCATCAAACAGTTAAAAAACAGCAGGAAGACGTAGTAGATAGTTCTATAACATTGGATAAAATCTTTCTTCATAGATACCTTGGGCTACCGATATTCCTTCTTTTAGTTTGGATAGTTTTTGAGATTACTTTTAAAGTATCTTCTCCTTATGTTGAATGGCTTGATAAAGTGTTAAGTGTTGTATCTGGATGGACTTTGTCTCTTTTAAGCAGTATAAACACAAACGACCTTTTAAAATCTTTTATAGCAGAAGGTGTATTAGGTGGCGTTGGATTTGTTTTAACATTTATTCCTGTTTTGTTTACTCTTTATGTTATGATAGCGATACTTGAAGGTAGTGGCTACATTGCAAGAGCTGCTTTTTTAATGGATAGATTTTTCAGCAGTATAGGGCTAAGTGGAAAGTCTTTTATCCCTCTTTTACTTGGTTTTGGTTGTAATGTCCCAGCTGTTTATGCTACAAAAACGATAGAAAACACAAGGGAAAAAATACTTACTACTTTAATGATTCCGTTTATGTCCTGCGGTGCAAGGCTTACAGTTTTTGCTTTTTTTGTATCTGTATTTTTTAAAAACCATGGTGGACTTGTAATATTCTCTCTTTATTTGATAGGTATAATAACAGCTGTTATAGTTGCCCTACTTCTAAATAAATTTCACTTTAAAACTCAGTCTGAATTTTTCATTATGGAGCTTCCTCCTTACAGGCTTCCAACATTTCGATATATTTTAAAAAATGCTTGGATTAGAGTAAAAAGTTTTATAGTAGAAGCTGGAACGTTTATATTTGCTATGTCTGTTTTAATATGGTTTTTAACAAACATTCCTTACGGTGCAAAAAAAGATGAGACGATACTGGCAAAGGTGTCTCAAAAAGTTGCAGTTATATTTGAGCCTCTTGGATTTGGAACGTGGGAAGCTACAGCTTCTTTGTTTTCTGGATTTGTTGCCAAGGAAGTTGTGCTGTCAACGATGGGAAACATATACGTAGGAGAAAAAATTGAGGAAGAAACTAAAGAGCTATCTTTTCAAGAAGGAGTAAAAGAAATAGTTGTTGAGTTTGTAGATGCGAACATAAATCTTTTGAAAAACTTCATGGCTGTTTTTGGTTTTGTAAAGGTAGAGAGTGAAGAGGAATTTAATAAAAGTCTTGCTGATAGTATAAGAAGTGCGTTTACTCCTGCTTCAGCTTACTCGTTTTTAGTATTTCTACTTTTATACACTCCTTGTCTTGCAACTGTATTTGCAATAAAGCAGGAGCTTAACAGTTATAAATGGATGTTTATATCTATCGCTATAAATTTTAGCTCTGCGTGGATAATGTCTTTTATAGTTTATAGAATTTTAACTTTTTATAACTTCTAACAGTTGCTCTTGAACTGCTTTTAAAAGGGTCGTATCTGTTATTTTTTCTTTATTCTTTGTCCTTACATAAAAAGAGTCTCTTGCCCTAAGTCCCTGTGTAGAAGCTTTAACCATATGGACGTATATATCAAAAGAAGCAAAAACTCTTATAATGTCAAAAAGTAGTCCTATTCTGTCTTCTGCTGATACGTCAAAAATAGTGTATCCTTCTGACATTTCATTGTCTATTTTGACAAAGATAGGTGGTGGGACAGTACTTGCTTTAAATCCTTTTGGTCTTTTTACTGTTATCTTTTCAAAGTAAGAAGGTTCTTTCATAACATTTTCTAAAATCTCAACAAATCTATTAAATCTACTTTCATCTACAGCTTCAAGACTTGATGTAGAGATTTGCAGGTCTACAAGGTAAACTCCATCGTTTCTCTCAAAACTGTAAGCTGTAAGTATGTTTATTCCAAGGTAAGACAAAATACCTGTAATTATTAGCAGTGGATTATCAATATCTCTAACTGCTATTACAATATTAGAATAGCCAGCTCCTGTATTTTTTTCAAAATCTACGCTAAATTTATCGTCTGAAGATAAAAGTTTGTCTTCTAACTTAACATGTTTAACTATGTCATCGATTGGGGTTGAGATTATGTAGTAATCTGACAATCTGTTTATGTGCTTTTGTGCTTTCTCTTTTCCTAACTCTAATATTAGTATTTCTAAAATTTTATCTTTTTTTTCTTCTACTTTCTTTTCTATAGACTCTAAACTTCCTTCTGTTAAAAACTGAATGGATTTAGTATATAACTCTATTAGTAATGCAAATTTCCAATCGTTCCAAGCTCCTGGTCCTACTGCGTTTGCATCACAGTAAGTTAAAACTGTAAGCATATTTAAAAGTTCTTTGTTTTTTATAAGTTTTACAAACTCTGTTATTACTTTTGGCTCGTGAAGATTTCTTCTTTGGGAGATGTGTGCCATATCAAGATGATGCCTTACTAAAAAAGATACAGTCTCTATATCAGAAGGAGGATATCCAAACCTTTCTAATATATCTCTACTTAAAACCGATCCAAGTTCACTGTGGTCTGTTTTATGCCCTTTTCCTATATCGTGTAAGAATACAGCCCATATAAGAAGGTCTTTTCTTTCTATCTCTTTGTATATCTCATAAATCTGTTTCTTTTGAGGGCTGTCTATTCTTTGAAGATTTTCTAACTCTTCTAATGCTTTTATTGCGTGGGCATCTGTTGTGTACTTGTGGTAATGGTCGTACTGAAAGTGGCATCTTTGATATCCAAACTCTGGAATAATGTCATCTAAGACATAAAAGTCTTGCATCTTTTTAAGAGTTCTTGGAAGATTTGAGATATTGGAAAAAATTTCTCTTATTAATGCTTCTTCTTCCTCTGTTAAAACTTTATTTTTTAAAACTCTTTCATTTTTTCTTAAAAGATACTCAAGGGTTGAAGAGAAGTTTAATCCATAATTTTTGTAGTATTTAAAGGCTTTTAAAATGTTTACTGGGTCTCTTTCAAACTTTTTTGGGTCTAATACGTCTATCTCTTTTGACGTTCTTATAAAGACGTTGTCTATTGGTATGTACTCTTCGTAAGGATTTTCTTGTTCAATAAGGTTTTTTAGTATTCTGTTGGTTATGTTATTTATAGATTTAGCATTTAGGTAATAAAGTCTCATCATTCTTTCAACACTTTCTCTGAGTTCTTCGAAATCTGCGTTAGGGCTTGCATATCCTAATTTTTTAGCTACTTCTTCTTGTAGTGGGAATGTAAGGACATCGCATTTTTTATTACATAAAAGGTGCATCTGGTTTCTTATTTTAAGAAGGTAATCATAGGCGTTCATAAGCTCTATGTACTCTTCTTCAAGTATTATCTGTTTTTCTACAAAGTATTTATAATCGTTAACATCGTCTAAAACTTTTGCTATCCAGTATACTTCGTGAAAGTCTCTTAAGCCACCTTCACCTTCTTTAACGTGGGGTTCCATCATGTATATACTACTTCCTGTGTTTTGATATCTGATTTTTCTTGATTTTAAAGTTGCTTCTATATAAGCTCTTCTTCTTGATTTAATTAGTTTTTTAAATCTGTCTGTTAATGTTTTAAAAATTTCTTCGTTTCCGCATAAAAATCTTCCTTGAAGTAAAGCGGTTGCAACTGTTAAGTCTTCTTTTGATAGGTCTAAAAATGTTTTTATGTTTCTAGGAGAAAATCCAATGTCAACTTTTAAATCAAGTAAACAGTAGTAAAAGTTTTCTATGCCTGCTTTTAGCTTTGATATATCTTCGTGAGTATATACGATAGATATGTCTATATCTGATTTAAAACACAGCTCCCTTCTTCCGTATCCACCCAAAACAATTATAGCTATATTTTCTAAATCTGGAAAAGATATTTTTGCAAACTCTTTAATAGTTTCATCTGTAAGGTCAGAGAGCTGTCTGACTATCTCTAAACCACTTTCCCCTGCATAATGTTTTAGGATAAGTTCTTTCTTTTTTTCGTTGTAGTTACTAAGTATCCTTTTCTTTGTGTCTAAATCTAAAACTTCTACCATTTTTAAAAACCTCTTAAACTAATTTTATCACAGTGGTATAATTTTTTTATGAGATTTTATACGTTTGATAACATTTTAATAGCT is a genomic window of Sulfurihydrogenibium subterraneum DSM 15120 containing:
- the glnD gene encoding [protein-PII] uridylyltransferase; this encodes MVEVLDLDTKKRILSNYNEKKKELILKHYAGESGLEIVRQLSDLTDETIKEFAKISFPDLENIAIIVLGGYGRRELCFKSDIDISIVYTHEDISKLKAGIENFYYCLLDLKVDIGFSPRNIKTFLDLSKEDLTVATALLQGRFLCGNEEIFKTLTDRFKKLIKSRRRAYIEATLKSRKIRYQNTGSSIYMMEPHVKEGEGGLRDFHEVYWIAKVLDDVNDYKYFVEKQIILEEEYIELMNAYDYLLKIRNQMHLLCNKKCDVLTFPLQEEVAKKLGYASPNADFEELRESVERMMRLYYLNAKSINNITNRILKNLIEQENPYEEYIPIDNVFIRTSKEIDVLDPKKFERDPVNILKAFKYYKNYGLNFSSTLEYLLRKNERVLKNKVLTEEEEALIREIFSNISNLPRTLKKMQDFYVLDDIIPEFGYQRCHFQYDHYHKYTTDAHAIKALEELENLQRIDSPQKKQIYEIYKEIERKDLLIWAVFLHDIGKGHKTDHSELGSVLSRDILERFGYPPSDIETVSFLVRHHLDMAHISQRRNLHEPKVITEFVKLIKNKELLNMLTVLTYCDANAVGPGAWNDWKFALLIELYTKSIQFLTEGSLESIEKKVEEKKDKILEILILELGKEKAQKHINRLSDYYIISTPIDDIVKHVKLEDKLLSSDDKFSVDFEKNTGAGYSNIVIAVRDIDNPLLIITGILSYLGINILTAYSFERNDGVYLVDLQISTSSLEAVDESRFNRFVEILENVMKEPSYFEKITVKRPKGFKASTVPPPIFVKIDNEMSEGYTIFDVSAEDRIGLLFDIIRVFASFDIYVHMVKASTQGLRARDSFYVRTKNKEKITDTTLLKAVQEQLLEVIKS
- a CDS encoding nicotinamide-nucleotide amidohydrolase family protein, which codes for MKAIVIITGSEFVQGRKQDKNGLFIAKNLFEKGVDVVGIIISPDDLYSLTNYIKYALDRSDLVFISGGLGPTSDDITRQAVANAIGVALIYHEEWLSKLKTEYKKARVEITPERKSMAKIPYGSAILENPVGRACGFIKVLDDVKKAIVALPGVPSEMEPMFYDALEKLGLKDKKRFTQLYRVFGIKELDLNYLLEDIKNISYNFSPKGVDIFLWENDEKEFLQIKQKVKERLGNIIYAEDSIEMEEVVGELLKEKGYTIATAESSTGGLIVSRLVNVQGSSQYVLGGLVSYSNEAKINILKVNKEDIEKYGAVSGTVAKQMAENVREIFGSSLAVSDTGIAGPTGDTPDKPLGLHYIGFTDGKETKVYKEIYKGSRNDVRLYISQFALNLVRLYFI
- a CDS encoding site-2 protease family protein, whose translation is MNINVVDIIFMIPALLMAVIFHEVAHGFVAYKLGDDTAKREGRLTLNPIPHIDPLGSLLIPGILILLNSPILFGYAKPVPINPLNFKIDMRKGIIITSFAGPGTNFLLAFLFAGLYHFMKNETFLTYFASIFGTASLESVIIPLAIFFKYAVSINLILGIFNLLPIPPLDGGNILLNFLPRELQEKIEPYEQFGFFLIILLLMTGIIGLIILPIYRFFITILM
- the argH gene encoding argininosuccinate lyase — encoded protein: MVDKKLWGGRFSESTDVFVEEFTESVSFDKELALYDIKGSIAHAKMLGKQGIIPKEDAEKIVEGLTQIENEIKEGRFTWKKELEDVHMNIEKSLIEKIGDVGGKLHTGRSRNDQVVTAFRLYLKDQVSDIINLLTQLQNALLEKAQAYIDVVMPAYTHLQRAQPIRVAHYFLAYLEMFQRDKERFEDNLKRIDMLPLGSGAVAGVDFPIDRDFVAKELGFSQIMRNSIDATSSRDFAIEFLSNASICMANMSRFCEDMIIYSSSEFSFVELPDKLTTGSSIMPQKKNPDVLELIRGKTGRVYGNLVALLTIVKGLPLAYNRDLQEDKEPVFDTVKTLKGSIIGITKIVEGLKINKEKVESAAGGFALATDLANYLVEKGIPFRQAHHIVGSIVAYLVNQGRDLESITLQELKNFSSSFEEDVLNLLSPYTVADRRKSFGGTAKDQVLSQIEFWKNKLG
- the feoB gene encoding ferrous iron transport protein B — encoded protein: MKEIAVALVGNPNVGKSALLNAISGSDIKVGNWPGVTVEKLEATLTYKDYKIRFIDLPGIYSLRNQSAEEKITIDFLLKERPDVILNVVDATNLRRNLYLTFQLLELEIPMVISLNIWDEAVEKGIIIDYEKMSKLLCCPVVPTSAKNKTGINQLLEKILEIYESKKFVQCEHFESQIEEYLKKVIVLVKEYNPVLLDIYPKRYLAISLLEGSLKDSISPALEESLEKIRNEIKSLYKKDVKTFIVEERYGNVLSVYHQTVKKQQEDVVDSSITLDKIFLHRYLGLPIFLLLVWIVFEITFKVSSPYVEWLDKVLSVVSGWTLSLLSSINTNDLLKSFIAEGVLGGVGFVLTFIPVLFTLYVMIAILEGSGYIARAAFLMDRFFSSIGLSGKSFIPLLLGFGCNVPAVYATKTIENTREKILTTLMIPFMSCGARLTVFAFFVSVFFKNHGGLVIFSLYLIGIITAVIVALLLNKFHFKTQSEFFIMELPPYRLPTFRYILKNAWIRVKSFIVEAGTFIFAMSVLIWFLTNIPYGAKKDETILAKVSQKVAVIFEPLGFGTWEATASLFSGFVAKEVVLSTMGNIYVGEKIEEETKELSFQEGVKEIVVEFVDANINLLKNFMAVFGFVKVESEEEFNKSLADSIRSAFTPASAYSFLVFLLLYTPCLATVFAIKQELNSYKWMFISIAINFSSAWIMSFIVYRILTFYNF
- a CDS encoding c-type cytochrome biogenesis protein CcmI/CycH; amino-acid sequence: MRYAILIFLAFSLFSCQSLPPEAHFIDPNKISGKILIDEKLKDKCKGDMFIIVRKGISPQPLAVKKVKNPSFPYNFKLTPADVLVEDMFKEFKDEVILYVKTSQSGNPMESSRSCESEPIVVKTGAQNVVIKITKYTE
- a CDS encoding GGDEF domain-containing protein, with amino-acid sequence MKKDYIVLFIGNVFILCFTTFLLYLDKKNRESIYIQSKINQLASELEIEADKFDNIANIFFSTKVENDSILEILKQSDFSKRYILYTKFYKDYKILRKYGFERFMFVLPDGTVYLRFHNFNKYGDKLSDVIEFFKANDSLSIMDKRFLDSLVFYFPIYYHKQLIGSIYLNVPFYKVSQDLSKTFGKEYIFIVSKEFINLKESKSFIESDLSKDYFIEGQILKNIKNYELINQFNQKAKNDITEKLSSKESFVIFKEIDEKIISATFYSIKNLLQNKHVGFIVSYEEDNTFSISEKTFLTALGFLFTLLIIINIFIFYVLKLKKVAEEKAITDKLTGLFNRNIIDNLVEIEYERSKRTGKPISVILFDIDHFKKINDTYGHDKGDYVLKTVAQIARKTLRKSDYIIRWGGEEFLIILPETDLKGAITVAEKIRQNVENFYFKDISKVTVSLGVTQIKKNENLENAIKRADQALYLAKNKGRNRVEFIY
- a CDS encoding FeoA family protein, with product MKTLRDIKPGQSGRVIDITGCEDIKQKLYDLGIIPGVKVEVIQDAPFGGPIKLKVHDYCLALRKKEASCILVEEEK